The DNA segment TGGCGACTTGAGCTTTGATTCAAAACAACTCAAGTCGCCACAAAACATCAATTTTGGCATCGTTCTACAGGCGGCGAGTAATAATTCGtcattagaaaatattttgcgGTAAAAAATATATCGTCGCAAAAAATTTTGgcagaaaaatattatttcgaCGCTGTTAATCTTTTACTGCGACATTATTTTGCCGCGTATTGGTTATACTTGCGGTGGACAGGATCCCTGTATGAAATgcttttttcgtataaattgAGCCATTCTTTTTTTTTGCCCCCGATGTGTCTTCGTACCCCAGCCCGATGCGCTCTCTCGGTTCTCTTTGAGTTTTCTGCCGTGCCGTCGCCTATCTCGCCTAGCCGGTGAGTCTCAATCCtccgtctctctctttctctctccccgtaACTCTCACTTGgtccccccccctctctctgtcGTTGATTAGGTCGCCCTACCGTCGCGCCGCGCCACAGCCAACATATTCCGCCACCTCCTCCGCTCGGTCTCCATTTTAGTAagttctctccctctctcttttatCCCTCTCCATACgtttctctcactctccctctctcgaTTTCGCCCTAATTCTCCTTCTGTGGTCGTAACCCTTTCTCTCTCGGTTCCACTTCCATCCATCTTCATCTCCCTCATTCCATCCCTATCTCTCTTTCTGCTTTAGGCTATCTGTCATACCTCGTAGCTGCCGCCGGAGCCTACCTCACCGCCCCACCTCGATTCGATCAAAGACCCTATCCCTAAGGGCTATCCTTTCCTTTCTATTTCTGCTTTTGGTTTTTTGcatttgtttctgttttttcaCTTGAAAGAAAGTGAAAATTGCTCCCCATGAATCAGAACATACTTGTTCTCCATGAATTGCAAGTGCGGTGAAAGTTTTTGAAGTGTGGACTATTCTAGGTTTAATTTTGTTCGTTTTTTAGTATGTGGGATTAATTCTTCTTCTAATTACAAAGCAAAGAAACTCTGGAATTGAGAACGAAACATGGGGAAATAAACCAACAAAGTGGATTTAGTTTGATGGCTAGGAGACATGCAGCTAGCAGACATTTGAGTCAAGATGCCTTCTTAGTAGATTATGTTTTCTAGTAGGAAGCATAGAGGAGTTGGATCTATTGAAGCATTACTTAACCCCATTAATTATTGTGCACTCGAAGTGTTATGGTTTTTCAAATTACATTCTTGGTCCTTTTTCCTACTTGATCAATAAAACATGACAGGAAAAAGGTTGAGAATCTTGAAATTTATATATCCTTCCATGTATGGTTTGACACATATTTGTTACTGTTTATGTGAATAGTCTCCTTATGTTGCCACTCCAGTTTCAATTCCCAAAAGAATTGTCTGAGCTTCATCCATGAATTCCAGGAATTGCAAAGTTAAGAAGCAGAAGTCAGGTCTAGCAGTTTTTCGCTTGCAACAATTACGTTAAGCTAGGGTAGTCTTGTTTGATTCTTGATCCTTATAAATTATGAaacttttagttttattatattgGGTTCAATCTTAGGACTTCGATGTTCAACGTGACAGACTTAATTGCGAGTTTGATATGAACGCTAATTCTGGGGGACCCTCCTCGAAATCGAAGGCGGGGTCATTGCAACCATCAGAAACTTCGTTTAAGCGTAAACGTGGAGTCTTCCAGAAAGAATGTGCGTATGTGAAAACATTTTTGCTTTGCTGGGTTTGTTTCAGAGCTTGTTTTATCCGCCTAATTCTTCTTCTCTTGGATTTTAATAGTGCAGCATATGATGTATGGTTTTGGAGATGACCCCAATGTAAGTAGAACTTTCTATTGTATAATGGTCTGTGCTTGAAGACATGGATACCCATAACTGGTAGTCAACCTTGAGAAACTATATCTGACAACTTACCCATAAGTTGTAAGATATAGTTTCTCACTGATCGGTGACTTTTTGAAGTTATAATGCACTTGTTGATCGTGACTTGGGTACAGTTTGGATTTtactaataaagaaaaaagcctAATATCTTGGATATTATAATGAAGTCTGAAATTGTATTGCAAATGCAAATGTATGCATCTCATTTGTCAATTACTTGATTACTGAAATGTTCTGCATCTCAGTTGTAAGATATAGTTTCTCACGGTTGATTGGTGACTTTTTGAAGTTATAATGCACTTGTTGATTGTGATATGGGTACAGTTTGGGtttcactaataaaaaaaaagcctaATATCTTTGATACTAGAATGAACTCTGAAATTATATTACAAAGCCAAAATCATTCATGCATCTCATCTGTCTATTACTTGACTACTGAAATGTTCTGCTGTTGTTATGACCTTTCATTGGACAGAGTTCCTACCATTTCCTGTTTTTACTCACTGCATTTGTTAAAGCATTGTGtattgaatataatattatttacatgGAATTTTCGGATTATAAAGAATTAAAGGTGCAATGAGAGTACCCAAGTTAAGCAGTATTGCATTTTCTAATGTTCCAATATAAAtggtttttttataagttagtAAATGTTTATTATTCCATTATCAGCCTCTTCCAGAGAGTGTGGCACTTGTGGAGGACATCATTGTGGAGTATGTCACCGATTTGGTAGGTACTTCTTTGGGTActcattatttcttattttatgcCAGGTGTATTATGGGTCTTTTAACTTgtttcttaattataaaaaaaataataataataccttTTGACTTTTCTGAAGGTGCATAAAGCCCAAGATACTGGATCAAAGAGAGGAAAGCTATCGGTTGAAGATTTCCTGTATTTGATACGCAAGGTATTTTCATTAGTTACCATTTCACCAAAAAATTTCACTTCACTAACAGAGAATTTCTTTATGGCTACATGTGGTTTGAAGCgtactatttaccaagctcacTTTGTTTTACTTATATGTGCAAGTTGACCCCATGCAGGTCTCATATATAATGCAATTTGAATATAGCATAACAATTTCACATTGTTTTACAAAGCCAAAATCATTCATacactttgattttcttttctattgaaaatgttttaaaagaaCCTGCGTGGAAAGAactttcctttaatttttttcccatttcaATACTATTTTAAGGAGAAAggcttattatttcatatttggcGCCATTGAACCTCACCAATACAGGATCCTTCAGACCCCAACTGCTAGAACCATGTAAGGAGAAACTCTTTAGTTAACATCATCCTCCGCCCCAATTTATTCCTCTTCTCTTTAGCTTAATTAAATTGGTGGCAGATAAATTCTCTAATATTTCTTGATCTTGTAGTCTGGAGATGTTTGATGTGGGATATATGCAGCTGCAAAATGTTCTTGCTTGAAATCTGTTGTATCATTTGATAGCAAACAAATGCCAATCTCACTCTTTGATGCTGCAGGACACGCCAAAACTTAACCGCTGTACAGAGTTGCTTTCTATGAATGAGGAGCTGAAACAAGCCAGGAAGGTTTTTGAGTCAGACGAGGAGAAGCTGAGGAAGGTATTCGAGGCAGATGAAGAAAGCTAGCGTCGAATGTGTAACATGTGGGTGTTTTATTCAATTAACACCCACGTGTTAACTTTCTCTAGACGTGGGAGTTTCACTTCGTTGGACGGTAGTTTTTTGGCTTATAATTAGGATTTAGGGGTGTAAGCAACATATCTTGAATTCGACATTTTGTCTCGAAATACGAATGTATCTCCCTGCATGAGGTCAGAGATGGAGATGAGAGTTGTTGAATTGGTGTAAACAGCTGGGAATTTTAATAGTAAAGCAATCCAAGCCTATAAATGCTGAAGAGTTAATATTCTAACAGGCCATTCCGATGATGTCtaaaaaatagtcactaataGAATATTGCCACGTAGAACTTCTAGGAAACTTATCTTGAACCACAAAATATAGGATGGTACCCAGACCCACCCTCTTCCAACCCCACGAACACCCCTATTTCTCTTTCAACCCCACGGATTTTCCCAAAGCCAACTTTCTTCCCCAATCGAACGCAGATGACCATGAATGCACAAACCCGCTCTCTTCCAACGAACACCCATTTATCTTCCGGCCCCATGGGCTTGCCCAGAGCCTACAAACTTCCCTCATCAAACGCCGCTGATGACGACGAACTAGAGACATTTTGCTAAAGACCCACTCTCCCAGAACCATGAACGCCGAAGACCCACCCACGAACCTGTGACCCCATAAACACGAACGTTGCAGATCTACCCCCTCCAAAGgtctctctcttttattctgTACCTATAATTTTGTTCCCATTGTCGTGATCaaccaattttttgttttaaccaACCATCCCCTCTAattgttattttcttgttaattcaaGTGATATATATGTGATAATTACAATAAATGTGAGTTCATTCTAGTGATATACATTGATAATTCTACTAATGGCTTAATGTCTGTTGGTTAATTATAATTCAAAGAAGAATGGTTTCTATGACAGATAAAGAATGGTTTCCATGATAAGCTTAGGACTGGAGGGTTTCTATGACAAATGGATTGGGTGGTTGCATCGGGTTGCTTGCCGCCAGATTGGCTGGTGGCGTTGGAATGGCTGGACGACGATTGGATGAGTTTCCTAAAGGGGCATGAGTAGCAATAAAGAGAAGGGAAGGAAATACGTTAGGGTAGTGTAGGTAATAATATGATGTAGTGATGCTCATGGTTTTATTTTGTACACTGCTGAGATGTCAGTGTGTTATTGGCTACTGCTCTAAGGCCTAAAACGATCATGACTGCTCTAAAGCGAAATTGAATTGCTAAATGCATAACAACTGTAATGTGATGTATTAGGGGGGATTTTTGTCATTGGCCCACAAGGGGCCTCAAGGCCCAAGCCCACCCAAGGGGGCTAAACTAGAGGACAAGATAGGGAAGCAGACAAGTGGTATAGGACAAGGAAATGAAGCAATGTCAGGCTTACAAGCAGGAAATAAGGGAAAAGACGTGAGGTCTAGTGATGCGACAtaaaagaagggaaagaaagagGTAAAAGGAGGAGGACAAATGACTTAAGGGGACTTTTCAATAGACTCTTGGCCATACTTCTGAGAGGCTTCTCGGgaaggcttcttcaacctccagatGCGGCATCCTGCCATAATGTCTAGATTGGAAAGAATGATTTATAAATCTACTGTGCAATGAGGATGAAAGACCTTGAGAGACTATAAATCGAGTTTATATAATGGATTCTCCCCCTTCCAAACCTCCATGGACCTTAGAGAGGTTTTCCAGTGGTACAAATAgaccaagaaaattgaaaaattttaccTCTCCAAAATGGGGTCTTGGCTTACCACACATTTGTTCCAACCCAATTAACAAACACCAGAAAACCATCATCTTCCTCCAGAATCATCAAGTCATCCTCGTTCCATGGGGTAACCTGTGGTGGTAGGTACAGCTTGAGGCACCTACACAGGTCAGAAATTGCCTTGCCATAGTTAGAGACAAATGTAGATAGATTTTTGGAAATTTTCATCCATCCACTATTTATGAGATAACTTGTGttcaaggaaaaaataataTGCCTCAATAACTTCAATGATTACAGTAAAAAACATCTTAGAAAACAACTaaacaacaaagagaaaaaggatttaatagaaaaagaaaaaaccacagGTTCCATTGAATTTTCTATAATACCCTAGTCATTACAATTGATTACATCTTTGAACCCAAACAAAAACATTTGACCTATATCCTAACCAAGAACTGCCTCAATCTTCGTCTTCTGATCCTCTGTTAGAGAGGTTGGGAATAAAATCTCAAATGTGACATAGAGATCCCCTTTCTTTGTGCTAAAAATGCAACGTCATCCCCTCCCCTCTTAACTTTCTCACTTCCTTGGACTTATTAATTCCCTGAGTAATTAAGACAACATGTCAGGCAAGATACTAAATGTAGTATCTTCCGCCAACCTGGCCAACAATTTTAGTCACATAACACGAAGCTAGATGTTATGATATTCCTTACCTTCGTGCTGATGGGTACCTAATGGTCATCAAGATGTTTGAGTACTGTCTTCTCAAAACCTGAGGGTTCAGAAAATCAACTCagcatgaaaatgaaaaataatcctAACACACATTTTTTTCGGTAGATGATGAATGATATTTTACCTGTTAGCTATCTTGAAAATCTACTCACCTACATTGGGTTTTCTTTTGGCTCAGTTTGagtaacatatttttttatagatgagATGCAGTATTTTACCTTTGTCAGCTATCTTGAAAATCCTAGGGTTTCTTTTGGCTCAATATCTACACACCTCTTTTGTTCCATTACTACTCATTTTCAGTACTCCAAATATTATCCTTACTCTCATCTATAGTCTCCACAAAAGAACTTACAGTTAATTTTGGATTAGGAGAGAGAgtaaattaacataaaaaatttagagGATCTTAATTCGTAATAGATACCTATATTCTAACACTAGAACCTAAAGATGTAGACCTAATTTTCACTGCACACATTCGGTGCAACTTGAACTTGTAACCACAGCTATTGATATGCACAGACCTAGAATCAATGGTACTTACTGATGTTATGGTGACTAATGTGTGCAAGTCATTGCCTTCTCTACTAAAGCGATCATGGGATGTTGTGCAGATACAAAACTTTCCAAAATGTTGTATATATTGTCAGCAGACAGTAGAGCAGAAGACCAAGCACTAAAACAATGTTAAGGAACTTAC comes from the Carya illinoinensis cultivar Pawnee chromosome 8, C.illinoinensisPawnee_v1, whole genome shotgun sequence genome and includes:
- the LOC122318970 gene encoding transcription initiation factor TFIID subunit 13-like isoform X2, giving the protein MNANSGGPSSKSKAGSLQPSETSFKRKRGVFQKELQHMMYGFGDDPNPLPESVALVEDIIVEYVTDLVHKAQDTGSKRGKLSVEDFLYLIRKDTPKLNRCTELLSMNEELKQARKVFESDEEKLRKVFEADEES
- the LOC122318970 gene encoding transcription initiation factor TFIID subunit 13-like isoform X1: MCLRTPARCALSVLFEFSAVPSPISPSRLNCEFDMNANSGGPSSKSKAGSLQPSETSFKRKRGVFQKELQHMMYGFGDDPNPLPESVALVEDIIVEYVTDLVHKAQDTGSKRGKLSVEDFLYLIRKDTPKLNRCTELLSMNEELKQARKVFESDEEKLRKVFEADEES